In Ictalurus furcatus strain D&B chromosome 20, Billie_1.0, whole genome shotgun sequence, the DNA window TTTACACTGGAGTTATGAGGAAACGTATCACCTCCAGTTTAGCTTTGTGCTAACTGCATAGCTAAatcatctctctcacacacacacacacacacacacacacacacacactggtactCGGAGCTTCAGCTCGTCcagtatctcacacacacttgtttaaGTGGATTCAGACACATTACAGAGGTAGCTTCAGTGGTAGCTCTTTGGAAGCGGAATCATTCCTGCACATTGTTTAGTATGTAGTTTGGTGCACGATGCAGGTACGAGGCGTGGCTTAACGTGTGAAGGCAGAATTGCACAATTGAGGCTACACTGGAGGTTAGAGGCTTTCATTACATCTTGGCAACATTAGCTTTGTTGTTTGGGTGCCAAATCTTTAGTCACGAAacaggaaagagaaaaatggGGAACATTtgtattattagttattagtcATATTATATGGTCCTAGtatatgatcattttaatcaataaataaatgaccgagtgtaatatttttgtctcattagtttaatcgggttctctttgtctacttttaggacttgtgtgaaaatctgatgatgatttaggtcatttatgcagaaatatagaaaattcgaaagggttcacaaacattcaagcaccactgtatatattgttttttctccctcactctctctctgtctgtctgactctctccccctctctctttctctcttccccctctctttctctctcccctctctcgctctttctctcacccactcactgtctctttgtctttctctgtcactgtttatctctctgtctctctctctctttcatacacactctatatctctctctcctccctgcACTCTTTCTCACTCCCTCTAATTCTCTCCCCACTCTCAttccccccccatctctctctctctctctctctccctccctctctttctctccccctccctctctctctctctccctctctctctcagatcgTGATGAAGTTGCTGACAGCAGGTGAGGGTCGCACCCGTACAGGTGTGATGATCCCGATCCCTCAGTATCCTCTGTACTCGGCCACGATATCCGAGCTGGGCGCCGTGCAGATTAACTACTACCTGAACGAGGAGAAGTGCTGGAGTCTGGACATCACCGAGATGCAGCGCTCCCTACAGGCCGCCAGAGAGCACTGCAACCCGCGGGTCCTGTGTATCATCAACCCAGGCAACCCAACAGGTACTAAGAACAGTCCAGTGGTTTtgttaaatgtctccttacacacCATGCTCTTTGCTGTAAAATATTCAAGTCAAGAATATTCCAACATTGTTTTGATGAAACATATGTCCGCTCTCTTAAAGTTGAGACGTCAAAGGATGTGGCAGAAAACACCAATCTGAGGGGGAAATAAaccgatctttttttttttttttgcgcatgTTATCacggcagtactaaataaaaagcaaaaggcaatgtttatgatccctcttttttttaaaaaaaaatttatattaacattttgccgATTCTACAAGGTGTATATAAACTTCTGACCTCAGCTGTTCCCAAATCTTAACCCGTTAATCTACATAATCTTAGTTTTATATAACCACTTTTGTTgaactatatttaaaaatgtgcattCATAAAATGTTGACATGCTGTGTCATTGTCTAGACTCAAGAGCTTGTTGATTCATGATagatggttatttatttatcttttttaatcACTTAAACGTGTGTTCAAGGCTTCTGTAGCTCTGAAACCCAATATGAGaccagaaaaagagagattctAGCTGCCTTCGTAATATTAGTGCTCAGCTAGAGAGTGGATTTTTGTTCATCTCTATATATTACGGTAACGTGACgaaaaagtcaaaaagacaCTTTAAAGAACATCGTACTGACAcgttattttctttattgtacATCTTTGCAGACCGCAattcattttataaaaaaaaaaaaaaaaattataataaaataaagcttccTAAATGCACGTGCGTACTTTAATGTTACCCGTGCGTTACGCATGGTTAAATCTGAGCCGCTGTTCCTCCTGACAGGTCAGGTACAGAGCAGAGAGTGCATCGAGGACGTGATCCGATTCGCTGCCAAGGAGCATCTCTTCATCATGGCTGACGAGGTAACCCGATATCTTTCGAAGGGCCGCTTTGAGGAGTGCGTCTTTCTgcgtttaaacattttaacccTTTTTAATTCTACCTCTTTCAGGTGTATCAGGATAACGTGTACGCCGAGGGCTGTGCCTTCCACTCTTTTAAGAAGGTGCTATTTGAGATGGGCCCTGAATTCTCCAACACAGTGGAGCTGGCCTCGTTCCATTCCACCTCCAAGTGTTACATGGGAGAGTGAGTACACTCTGTCAGCCAGACTGGGCCTGTTTCCCAGGCTCTTAATGAACACTGGAATTGGAATGTAACTGAATCTGGGGCATTGCTTCTAAATAAACTGATTGAGAGAAACTGGTCATTCAAGGGGAGCTTTTAAGGGTCAGTTTGcactgtattcttttttttttttttttttttaactatttgtACGCTGTTGCAGGTGCGGTCTACGAGGCGGTTATATGGAGGTGATCAACATGGACCAGGATGTGAAGGCTCAGCTCCTTAAGCTGGTGTCCGTGCGTCTGTGTCCCCCTGTGCCAGGTCAAGCGCTCGTGGCCCTGGTGACCAACCCTCCTCGGCCTGGAGAGCCGTCACACGCTCAGTTCATGAAGGTGAAGACCAGCTGTCATGTTCCTAACTTCTCTGGTAGCATTAGCAACCTTTTGGATTACAGTGATGAAATATTTATCctctttttgtcttgttttgttagATTAATATAATACTCCCAAGCTAGAACTAGTGTACCTCATGACCAACGTCACTGAAAATAATTGActttttcttatatatatataggggtgGGGTAAAGTAGGTGTCTCCAGAGACCCAAGGGGTGTATTTAATTGGGAACTCATAGAACAGAAAAGCATAGTGGgcaaagttattttaaaaaaaaaaattttttttaaataaataacattagtCTTGTGATGTGTTCAGGCTGAAGCTTATATAAGTTTAACCGACATGAGCTCCACCCACTCAGTAATTAACTCAACTATTATTTATACTTTGCACTTCATATTACACCCACAGGATCCACGTTCACCAGACTGCAGTGTAATaagttatattttaatatgttaaaGTCTAGCGTGATGCTTTTCCCTGCTGTGTAGGAGCGCACGGCCACGCTGAATGACCTTGCACAGAAGGCCAAGCTGACTGAGGACATTCTGAACATGGTGCCCGGGATCAGGTGCAACCCCGTGCAGGGGGCGATGTACTCGTTCCCTCGCATCATGCTGCCCGAGGGCGCCGTAAAAGAGGCTAAGGTATATGTCTCGGCTTTTTCCGATCTCTGATTCTCGATCATATGTCTGTTCGAGTATGTCGGTGTGTGTCTGtaattgtgtgtgcgtgtgtgtgtgtgtgtgtgcaggagaaTGGTGAGGAACCAGATATGTTCTATTGTATGAAGCTCCTGGAAGAGACCGGGATCTGTTTGGTCCCTGGCAGCGGGTTTGGGCAAAAAGATGGAACGTATCACTTCAGGTACAATACGTCTCGTGTTAATCAGGTGAACCTGCACCTTATGCAGAGGTGCCAATATTCACGGTTTAGCCGTAATGTAACGCAAGGCGATATGGAAGAAGACACCTTAAAACTATTTAACAAGCCAATAGTTCGTTTACTTCGTTTACTGTCGATGCTCTGAGCGGCAGTGTTTGTGACGTCACTTCCTGAACTCTGAAGTCGAGGAGACCTTCCCGACTTTTTGAGGAGGAATTCAAAGGGTTCGTTTTTCTGGATCGGAGGTCAGAAATTCAGAGTTACGAATTTTAGTCGAACGCAGCGTTAATCTAGGTGAACTTGGACcttttggattgttttttttttttgtttttttttttacctcagtcTTGTGAGCCAGTAGAAAACAAGTGGACAAGACTGTGGTGACGTTGCACAAAATGGAGGAGCTGCTTAAAATGAATGCGCTCTCATACCTGACTTTTGCCTCAGACGTATGCTTGGATAtttgtgattaaaataaaaaaaatttctctgCATGTTATTATCTCATGAGCATTGCCACGTTTACGGTTTTCtacttctacttttttttttctttaactatTAATACGTCGCGCAGTAAATCatcacagtgtgttatttgtaGAGCTACCACTAGTTGGCAGAGTTCGCCCGTTCATTTGGATATAATGTCCTGTAACTTTATACTGTGGTCATTTATCCTCTTATGTCCTCTTCGAACAGGATGACCATCCTACCACCGGCTGCTAAACTCAAGATTTTGCTCAATAAAGTGAAAGAGTTCCATCAGCGATTCACCAAGCAGTACTCTTAATACGTCCTCTCAACTTTCTCAACCGGGTTGGCCAGCCAAGTGCCTGAAGCTGCCATTTCTGACTCCGAAAGTGTAAAATCCCATTTTCACAAACTGGTTTTTGCACACTGATGTAGCAATGGTTAACTAGAGGGGTTAGATTATTAGCACTACGTGTGAAAAGAGAGTTTACTTTCTAAAAGTCTGATTTATGAAATTTGTGTATGGAAAATAGTGTGAGTGCGCGTGTGAGTGCGCGTGTGAGTGCGCGTGTGAGTGCGCGTGTGAGTGCGCGTGTGAGTGCGCGTGTGAGTGCGCGTGTTAAAGGACTTAGCCAAGTAATTACTGCTGGACAAAGCCTAGTCTtgcattttataattaatttaggatgtaatattaaatgttttatcctGTTTATATaaccattttaattattttaatgtctaataaatcagatcattttacatgaaatgttCTCGTTTCCTTTCGGGTGCAACACAAACCTGTGACCACGGGAGGGCGCACTCGCCTCGACTGAATCGTTGGACTGTTCATAACAATGGCACAAATCTTTGCATTGTAAAGCATTCGCAAGTGAGACGgtctcacctcacctcacctcacagcATTCTGTCTATCCGAGTGGAGTCAGAGGAGGACATGAGGACGAAAAGGTCAGTGTAATCAGAGggacaccgagagagagagggggaaaaagtggaaaagAAATTGGAAaactgagagagaaaatgggaggaaaaaaattcaaacatttaaaaaatatgctttaaatattttaaaataaatcaatatgtatatatgtatgtaccctggaggtatgaggcaaaaGTTTTAACccctaagccaccgtgcccccacaaattaatatttaaaatattaaaacttcTCTTGGGGGGAGTCACACgtgatgatttttttaataaatacacactGGGGAGACaccttacacctccagggtccccagtttgatccCCTGGTTCCTATCTGCTTAGAGATTCATGTATTCTCACTGCATCCATATCGGTTTCCTCTGGgatctccggtttcctccgagCCTCCAAAAACATACCATTAAGTAGagtggctatgctaaattgtccctaggggggtgggtgtgtgtgtgtgtgtgtgtgtgtgcacatggtgcCTAGCAATGGCCTGGTGTcctgttcagggtgtattcctgcctggATAGGCAGCGTtccctggataggctccagatccaccgtgaCTCTGAGCTGGATAAAGTGCcagtgaatgatttttttttattttattttttttaaagtaacattttaataaataatttctcagaaaaataatccaagaaatgaaagaaaagggcTGGATGCATGGACCTTACTCTCAAAGGGAAGGTTTGAGTGCCACAAAGAGTTACACACGTTAAAAGTGTATTATTAAAAGCGCTGTTCAAAACAACACTGGATTCGATTTTCTGGGATCCTTGGTCACGTTGGAAACGGCTTCACCAAACAGTAGTGCACGTTCCTTCTTCTCCGTTCAAACTCCTCTCAAAACCTCATCCGCCAAGCTTTCTGTAAGAAATCTACAATTACACAACAATTAAAGCCCTGCATGTGGAACGCTCTTATCATCACCAGGGCATAAAAATCACACAGCGAGAAGAAGAACCAGACTGCCAATCAGCGACTATTGTTCTGTTCATCTCTCGCCTTGAACTCTGATCTTCGCTCCGCGGCATGCCTTACGTACACTACCATTTGGATACGGAACGTTCCGGTGATGGCTGCCGtcatttcagttcagttaaTTGGCTCGGAGAGAGCTCAAAATAGTGCCAAACAACAGCTCAGGTGGAGGAAACGGCGACGGAGAGCAGCGCAACGAAGAGAAACCATCCGTCGTTTACGAGGTGATGCCGATTCACGTCAACATGAAcgggaaggaataaaacacaacagggcacGCTGAAGTTGATTcgtttcctttaacagcatgttCCTTtgtggtttcttcctcatagtcCTGGCCATAGCAATTCACCAAtgctgacatttttatttatttttttttaaaaaatgccatGTTATACTtgtatatttatagttacatttactgttgtaGAACATCTTCCAAAACacttagttcctgtcatcacttacgttacagccgCTATAGacggtcgttccctcaccagccaccccccttcccctccccccccacctTTCTCTTGACACtacccaggaaaaaaaaacgaaacgcGGATTATGTGACGTTACTGAGAACTCGAAAAAAGCATAAAATTCCTacggacaaaacaaaaaaaaaagcaccgacactggagactccttccgaaaatAACGTGAAATTAACGTCTCCTCATAGAAATCATCAACATGTCGACGATTACTAGTGAGAATTAGCGGGCTGTTTTCAGCGCCAGGTGACAGGTTTTAGGTCGGGAGGATTTAAAGAGGCAGGTGTTGGGTGACGTCACGTCTAAGATTGTTTCGCAAATCCTGTCGAGTGTCATATTTAACAGGTGTTAATCATTACATTTCAGGCAAAGAATCGCTTCGATTTCACAAGTCGAAACACCGATACGGACACTCGTAACTCActtgaggtcaaaggtcacttGGGGTCTAACGTTGCTAACAAgaatcacagacagacagacggagagactTCCACTTGTCCCATACTGTTTCAGCGTTCCCGATGagattttgttcatatttatagaTGACGGCATTTACGCATATATTTCGGGTTTCGTTACTACTTTAcaaccaaaaatattttttttaaaaatcaaagaagcaaacatgtcttggctaatCGGGTACATTTCGGCTAATTCAATTCACTTCGATTTGTGACTCGGAaaatttgtgtagcacttttaacaatggacattgtcacaaagcaagtttacagaaatatatcagtTAACAGAGAGCATTTTTGATCAATCCAGAGGTCACGGTGGCGACGAAGAGCTCTCTGAGacgacacgaggaagaaaccgtgagaggaaccagactcgaaagggaacccgtcctcatctgggtgacaccggatagtgcgattataaataaatccctgtGTATATAGCTGTGTGcaacatggtcaaatagtgcagctGTGTAGCCAGGAAATCCATCCTAGTTTTCACATGAGGTTTGTTGACATTATCGACGGTTCACTGATGGATGCTCAGTCCTAACgctatcatagcaattgcagccatctttatggtttctaaGTGCCTCTTTAGGCTGTCCGTGTGGGGCCGTCCTCAGCAACGGCGAGTGCTTTCCGACTAATGAGAACGCCGAGCAGAAGTAGCGTATAAAAACCGACTTTGTTTTATAAGCCCGCTGTCCGCGATTATGCACTGCACGCGTCTCTCATGCAcgttttcccatctctctctgcgCCCGCCGGCGCTCTGTCTGTGGTGCATTAGTAATGCTCCCCCTCTGTCACAGACTGATGCATCTCCAGAAGGAAAGAGACATGGTCAGGTCTGGGTTTGTGCCAGTCCTGAGGAGTTCACACTCAGTAGGAACTCTGATCGTGAACATTACATAAGTACAAACGAGCCTCGTATCGTGGATCGACGTTTCGGCCATGCGACCGCGATGCGATGATTTCGGTTAGGAAAGACAATGTACGAATAATACTActctgttttgctttattttcaaGCGATAAACTCACTAACGCCTTATTATAAGTCGGATTGTACTCGAGTACTTATTGATTTTTGACTTCTTTTACACCAAACAGGCGTGCGTCGTCGATCCGCTCGGAAAACGTCGGGCACACAGACCCAGTGATGAACTCCCTGACATCTCAACACGCGTACATGGTGTCTGTTGAAGGTGCAGGGGATTGAAAAGCACCCCGCGATGGTGTATACACGCTGTCACAAGCCTACTGTTTTGTTCGCGCTCTTTTTATAGCACTTTACCAGACCGAGACATGATGGAACCGGGTTTTTGAAAGATAAGAGTGATATACACTGCACTGCCAGGAGAGGTTTTGAGTATAACTGTAAAGCATTACCATTTAATccctattaaataaaataacacagacTTGCAACTCATCGGGTGAGTCAACGATCGCCATCGACGGGTTGAAACTAACCGGATTGGGTTTTTAGCATTGACTGGTTGGTGATGGTTTTAATTAGGCTAgaagtttgtttatgttttgggaAATAACACCAATTTTGTACGTTTGAAAAGATGGGTACAAACAAATAGTATGAGTATGTATGAGTATGATTTAAAACCAAtcatgaactggagtgatgtagctgaggttgaggaactgtccgagccagaattcacacgcCATGCTGACACTGCTTTCTACATctgggtttttctttctttctttatttatttatttaaatgtactgtTCAGGGCACGCCCACTTCAGATGTAAATCCGAAGACGTATACAGATATGGAAATTGATGCACCAACTCAGAGGGCGGGAGATTGTTCTATAGGTGCTGTACTGATGTTAAGCTGCATGAAACCTTTTATGGAACTGACAGGCGAGTCCAAATCCATTATAttgtcacacacagacacaaaagtTTGTTTCAGGAGGGTTATATAAGCGTAGTAAGTCATCCCTCGGCAGGAGAGAATGGAGGCCCAGTAGGAGGACATGCTTTGAGGGGGTGATGGTGTGCTCACACCTACTCTTCCTCCGGTCTCATCTGTGCTCGAGCGCTGCGTTCTGGCTCGGCACATGCGCCGGGGCGAGAAACTTCACAACGACTTCAATAGAAACACAGTCATCAGGGAACAGCAGGTGACCAATGAGGTGATGATCCACACACCATTGAAGAAGTAAAAGCGCTGAACCTGATCCAGGTTGATCTAGTAACACGCTGGTAGCATTTGGAGCAtcttaaatgataaataataataataataataataataatgagatattCCAGTTTAGTTAGCACTGTAAGGGGTTGACTGCTCAAAGAAAATGCGCTCACGCTCCCCTGGAACTGTTTGTCGGTGATGTCGGCTCATTTCGGTGTGTACACTTCGTTTTATAAACTGCACGGACGTCATGCATATTTCATATGAGGACCCTTTAGAACTGCCAACAGATCGGCTGCAGGCTGACGGCGTCTGAGCACATTACCATAACGCAAAATTTTCCACGAGTCATTCCGGAGAGGGTTTATGTCTCCGCATGTTTTATTCAAGACCTTAAAAGACAAGTTATTTCCAAATCAAAAACAACAACGCCTGCTCTGTTTTCTCCCCTTGTGCCTCATCACGTGTTCAAATCAGACATGTAAACTTGTATTTTTTGACATGGGAAGGTGAACACGATATGTACTCACAGTTCCAAGTAGCTAAAATTGTAAGGACCATTAACACTTGTATAAGCTAACTAATAAAAGGGGCTAATAATTTAGCTAACTAGCCATTAAATATTTGGTGCAAACGATGTAGTGGAAACAAGACAAGATtatcaacattttcctcagatgtgtaggtaaattattttgaaaaggATCCTTACTGCTAATATTACGGATAAGCGCCCGCTAACAACCGCCGCCGGATGCTAACTTCTATGTGCTCAGTACTCATAAACTCAAAGCTCTACGAAAACGTCGTACAAACAATATAAAAGCAAAATGACAgtggaaacaaaacaagaatatcaacatttctctcagatgTTTTGgtaaattacttaaaaaaaaaaaaaaaaaaaaaagtcttactGCTAACATTCCAGCTAATTCCTGCTAATTATTAGAACTAACTGCTAACTTCTATGGGGTTCGTACTCCCAAAGATTTGAATACACCAAGAGTGAGTTATGAAATCTGAACTTATTATAAGTCTTCCGATCTGTATTGTTTAATTACCCAAAACAAAGACTTGTAGAAAATTCTCAAGTATACAGTTTGCCTGTCAcacccagtgaaggaggtgtggctttacagcctgtcagtcccagtaaaagaGTTCTGTCCTCTTTGCCTGTcagccccagtgaaggaggcatggctttacagcctgtcagtcccagtgagtcctcagtgcctgtcagtcccagtaaaatAGTTCTGTCCTCAGTGCCCATCAGTCCCagtgtaggaggtgtggcctcattgcctgtcagccccagtgaaggaggcatggctttacagcctgtcagtcccagtgagtcctcagtgcctgtcagtcccagtaaaatAGTTCTGTCCTCAGTGCCCATCAGTCCCagtgtaggaggtgtggcctcattgcctgtcagccccagtgaaggaggcatggctttatagcctgtcagtcccagtgaaggaggtgtggcatcAGTGCCTGTCAGcctccagtgaaggaggcatggatTTACAgcctgttagtcccagtgagtcctcagtgcctgtcagtcccagtaaaagaGTTCTGTCCTCTGTGcctatcagtcccagtgaaggaggcgtggcctctgtgcctgtcagacTCAGTGAGAGAGGTTTGGCttttgtgcctgtcagtcccagtcaAAGAGGCTTTGTCAGTTCCCAGAAAGCTAGATTTTGCCTTTCCTGTACATGAGCCGCCCTGGTTACGAGTCTCctccaaataaatacatttaaagccATTTTTCTTCAGTTCTgcctgaaaaacacaaacacgtcGAGGATCTTGAATATAATAAAGCCCTGCTCTAAAGTGAAAAAGTTGCAGCTTGTTTTCAGAGGCCTGTTTGCTGCACGGCTGTTCATCTGAACATACCATGTGACTCATGATCTGCGCTAAACGTCCAAATGCACTGAGTAAGCGGCTGCGCATGCCAGCTGGAGAGGACAAGACAGGCCACAAGCTATCATTGACTCAGagggtgtgtttgtgagtgGTCGTGGGTGTATGTTCAAAAGTGCGAGCATTCATGCTCCTCTTATGCGATATTTTGAAACACCGCTTTCCTCCCAGGTGAATGTGGATCTCAATTATACCGACGAGACAACATGCAGTGCAAAAACATTTCCCGCGTGCTGTCCCACTGAGTGATTACGATGTcctgaagggttttattccttacgttaATTTGTTAACGCTGACAACTTTTTGTACATTAAAAAGATAGACTTCCTACTTTCAATTGAACGTTGTGGAACCATGTTTGCCTCTTGGAAAGGGGGTGGAGCTGAGCAGCTTTGCGTTGCCTGGTGGTGGAGGCGATTTCTGGGctggaaaaatgtaaacagaagctCTGAAGGAAAGCATGTGGAACAATCCATTCCATGGCCAGATTTCAAATCACAGTTCTTCTAAGTTATCTTTGAAGTTAGGTCATTATTACAGATCTAGGAACATGGTTGAGAATTTCAAATGGCACCTTTAAGATTTCTGTTATTCTATTCTaagt includes these proteins:
- the gpt gene encoding alanine aminotransferase 2-like isoform X2, which codes for MAENKALSQRRKVLTIDTMNANVKKVEYAVRGPIVQRAVQLEKELREGVKKPFDEVIKANIGDAHAMGQQPITFFRQVLALCSYPDLLDDNKFPDDAKDRARSILKACGGSSIGAYTASQGIDCIRHDVACYIERRDGGISCDPDNIYLTTGASDGIVIVMKLLTAGEGRTRTGVMIPIPQYPLYSATISELGAVQINYYLNEEKCWSLDITEMQRSLQAAREHCNPRVLCIINPGNPTGQVQSRECIEDVIRFAAKEHLFIMADEVYQDNVYAEGCAFHSFKKVLFEMGPEFSNTVELASFHSTSKCYMGECGLRGGYMEVINMDQDVKAQLLKLVSVRLCPPVPGQALVALVTNPPRPGEPSHAQFMKERTATLNDLAQKAKLTEDILNMVPGIRCNPVQGAMYSFPRIMLPEGAVKEAKENGEEPDMFYCMKLLEETGICLVPGSGFGQKDGTYHFRMTILPPAAKLKILLNKVKEFHQRFTKQYS
- the gpt gene encoding alanine aminotransferase 2-like isoform X1; this translates as MFPCTCARPGVRRVMSFPPLSPLGSPIRTFSVGRSRLAWGKMAENKALSQRRKVLTIDTMNANVKKVEYAVRGPIVQRAVQLEKELREGVKKPFDEVIKANIGDAHAMGQQPITFFRQVLALCSYPDLLDDNKFPDDAKDRARSILKACGGSSIGAYTASQGIDCIRHDVACYIERRDGGISCDPDNIYLTTGASDGIVIVMKLLTAGEGRTRTGVMIPIPQYPLYSATISELGAVQINYYLNEEKCWSLDITEMQRSLQAAREHCNPRVLCIINPGNPTGQVQSRECIEDVIRFAAKEHLFIMADEVYQDNVYAEGCAFHSFKKVLFEMGPEFSNTVELASFHSTSKCYMGECGLRGGYMEVINMDQDVKAQLLKLVSVRLCPPVPGQALVALVTNPPRPGEPSHAQFMKERTATLNDLAQKAKLTEDILNMVPGIRCNPVQGAMYSFPRIMLPEGAVKEAKENGEEPDMFYCMKLLEETGICLVPGSGFGQKDGTYHFRMTILPPAAKLKILLNKVKEFHQRFTKQYS